A stretch of the Epinephelus fuscoguttatus linkage group LG2, E.fuscoguttatus.final_Chr_v1 genome encodes the following:
- the mtfmt gene encoding methionyl-tRNA formyltransferase, mitochondrial produces the protein MWTKTAGASLRMMSHLHRCCVHTVWRRTADGRQTQLRLCRLLSSSGPPWRVLFFGSDQFAVESLKLLSSSRSSSGGVVESLEVVTLSGDVPVKKFAQHNHIPLHSWPPDTAEGQFDVGVVVSFGCLLPERLINKFPHGILNVHPSLLPRWRGPAPIFHTILHGDTVTGVTIIQIRPHRFDVGPILHQELHQVPENCTADVLGAVLATKGAHLLIDTLRTLPDRVAHRREQTQTGATFAPKFKSSLSWVVWEEQTCDQIDRLYRAIGSRIPLKTLFMGRTIKLLDFVGRCHISLLDERRKPVPGSVSYQRESNTLAVCCKDGWVGFKAVLLKKRLTAADFYNGYLHQTVQNNTPYQRGEDLFVSRKQGTEPQPMRKNSTS, from the exons ATGTGGACGAAGACAGCCGGAGCGTCCCTGAGGATGATGAGTCACCTTCATCGCTGCTGTGTCCACACAGTGTGGAGGAGGACGGCTGACGGCAGACAGACTCAGCTGCGGCTCTGCAGGCTGCTCTCATCATCCGGACCCCCCTGGAGGGTCCTGTTCTTCGGCTCCGACCAGTTCGCTGTGGAGTCCCTCAAACTACTCTCATCCAGCAG GAGCTCCAGTGGGGGGGTGGTGGAGTCCCTGGAAGTTGTGACTTTGTCTGGTGACGTCCCAGTGAAGAAGTTCGCTCAGCATAACCACATCCCACTCCACAGCTGGCCCCCCGACACTGCTGAGGGACAGTTTGATGTCGGGGTGGTGGTGTCCTTTGGCTGTTTACTGCCCGAGCGTCTGATCAACAAGTTCCCACA CGGGATTCTGAATGTCCACCCCAGCCTGCTGCCTCGGTGGCGAGGTCCAGCACCCATCTTCCACACCATCCTGCACGGCGACACAGTGACAGGGGTCACCATCATCCAGATCCGCCCTCACAG GTTTGACGTTGGCCCCATCCTCCACCAGGAGCTCCATCAGGTCCCTGAAAACTGCACAGCTGATGTTCTCGGCGCCGTCCTGGCCACTAAAGGAGCACATCTG CTGATTGACACTCTGAGGACGCTGCCCGACAGAGTGGCTCATAGAAGAGAGCAAACACAGACTGGTGCAACATTTG CCCCAAAGTTCAAGAGCTCCCTGAGCTGGGTGGTGTGGGAGGAGCAGACCTGTGACCAAATAGATCGTCTGTATCGTGCCATCGGATCACGG ATCCctctgaaaactttatttatggGCAGGACGATAAAACTCCTGGATTTTGTAGGACGATGTCACATTTCATTATTAG aTGAAAGAAGGAAACCAGTCCCTGGCTCAGTGAGCTATCAGAGGGAGTCCAATACTCTGGCTGTCTGTTGTAAG GACGGCTGGGTGGGATTCAAGGCCGTGCTTCTGAAGAAAAGACTTACAGCAGCCGACTTCTATAACGGCTACCTGCATCAGACGGTGCAGAACAACACACCTTATCAGAGAGGTGAAGacctgtttgtcagcaggaaaCAAGGAACTGAACCTCAGCCGATGAGAAAGAACTCAACATCCTGA